The Solea senegalensis isolate Sse05_10M linkage group LG9, IFAPA_SoseM_1, whole genome shotgun sequence genome has a segment encoding these proteins:
- the tmod4 gene encoding tropomodulin-4, with amino-acid sequence MSDPRDIDEDAILRGLSAEELEKLDYELQEMDPENDMLPAGLRQRDQTKKNPTGPYDRDALMNHLEKEAMEHPDREDLVPFTGEKKGKTFIPKKAPEIPEHEQVLLEPELEEALKNATDAEMCDIAAILGMYTLMSNKQYYDALGTTGTIANTEGINSVVKPDPFKIFPEEPPNPTNVEETLERILNNDSSLIEVNLNNIKDIPIPTLKEIFEAMKGNSHVEYLSIAATRSNDPVAYACAEMLQENTSLQSLNVESNFITADGMMAIIKAMANNATLMELKIDNQRQKLGDSVEMEIASMLENNSSILRFGYHFTQQGPRARAAIAITRNNDMIRQQRLR; translated from the exons ATGTCGGACCCCAGGGACATCGATGAGGATGCCATCCTCAGGGGCCTCAGTGctgaggagctggagaagctgGACTATGAGCTGCAGGAGATGGACCCCGAG AATGACATGCTGCCAGCGGGCCTCCGGCAGCGTgaccaaacaaaaaagaacccgACGGGGCCGTACGACCGCGACGCCCTGATGAATCACCTGGAGAAGGAGGCCATGGAGCACCCGGACAGAGAAGACCTGGTGCCCTTCACTGGCGAGAAGAAAG GAAAAACCTTTATACCCAAGAAAGCACCAGAGATTCCCGAGCACGAGCAGGTGCTCCTGGAACCAGAGCTGGAGGAAGCTCTGAAAAACGCCACTGATGCAGAGATGTGTGATATTGCAG CCATCCTCGGTATGTACACGCTGATGAGCAACAAGCAGTACTACGACGCTCTGGGCACCACAGGAACCATCGCCAACACAGAGGGCATCAACA GTGTAGTGAAGCCAGATCCCTTCAAGATCTTCCCCGAAGAACCACCCAACCCCACCAACGTGGAGGAAACCCTGGAGAGAATCCTCAACAACGACAGCAGCCTGATAGAAGTCAACCTCAACAACATCAAG GACATTCCCATCCCAACACTGAAAGAGATCTTTGAGGCGATGAAGGGCAACTCTCACGTTGAGTATCTGAGCATCGCTGCGACCCGCAGCAACGACCCTGTGGCCTAT gCATGTGCTGAGATGCTGCAGGAGAACACCAGCTTGCAGAGTCTTAATGTCGAGTCCAACTTCATAACCGCAGACGGCATGATGGCCATCATCAAAGCAATGGCCAACAACGCCACACTGATGGAGCTCAAGATCGACAACCAG AGGCAGAAGCTCGGAGATTCAGTCGAGATGGAGATCGCCTCCATGTTGGAGAACAACTCCAGCATCCTCAGGTTTGGCTACCACTTCACCCAACAGGGTCCCCGCGCCAGAGCCGCCATCGCCATCACACGCAACAACGACATGA TTCGCCAGCAGAGATTAAGATGA